The genomic segment CAAGACTAAAAGTAGCAAGGTGCGATCATTGCTCCCATTGGAGAAGAAAAGAAACATCGCAGCCGAAGACAAAAGAGACATTAACAAATTATATTCAAATAATCTTCACATAAATATAGATGgagaaatatgtttttatttcttagaaACATTTGGCagcttttgtttttgcattttttttttttttttgaagagtgTTTAATGATCGCTGCCAACAATATAGAGACTGCAATAAACTGAATGAGATAAACGTCTGGCCCATCAGGGATGATACTGTTTTTGTTGGAGCCTAAAAGTATACTCTAAAATAGATAGTTGCGATTTACTGTTGATATTAAAGaagtaacaaataaaagcgcgtTAGGtgcagccgggccgaatcttatttgcccttcaccatggatcgcatttgacacaaatggatcgtatttgtcataATTAtaagaaatcataaaaaataccaCGTTTAAAATTGCACGTTAATAATGGGGCCGCCTAGAGCCTCAAGTCAATTtgggcaatcggtttatatgggagctataccaagttataaacctattttaactttttgggggttttcaatgtattacaaaaggaatgatgaCGTTAGTATTTGTTTGAGGTGGTgtattctgacttccaacaactgtgccaagtatgttctaaatcggttcataacctgatatagctcccatataactcgatcccccgattatacttcttaagcctctagggaacgcaaattttatccaatttggctgaaaattcgcACAACGACTtcccctatgaccttcaacatacgtgccaaaaaCGGTCTGaattagttcataacctgataaccttattttccttcttgaacccctatagGACtaaactcttatccgatttgactgaaatgacCTCCAAAATACGTGCCAATTATGATCTCTAGAACCTGCTAAagctctcacataaaccgatcccctgattgcatttcttgaacctccagaggtcgcatgtcttgtctgatttggctgaaattttgcacaaagacgtcccctatgactttcaaaataAGTGAAATATGTGGTTTGAATCGGGTcgtaatcttatatagctcccatataaaccatttggACGATTTTACTTTTAAGCCCCTATAAGGCACAATTCTTCTCGCCCTATAAGGTACACAACTTTTCTGGGGTTCTTTTCCCCACCCCCCAGAGGCCTTTTTTTAGCTTAtgcctaccaccataggatgcgggcaTACTAATGTAGTTTGTAACTCACCAAAATATTgattcttaatcgtcttgacTCTCTAAGTCGATCTGGCAATATCTGTCCGTCTGAGCAAATTACTATAgtggtcgaacacgtaaagctagccactggcaattttgcatagatactatattttgatgtatttctttggttggttcagatttggatatagatcccatataaaatggtccttcgacttcttgaactcctagaaactgcaattattatccgatttatctaaaatattgcacattgtgttcttttatgacttccaatagtcgtgcgaggtacggtccaaatcggtctataacctgttataactCTCATAGAAATcaatcttgagctcctggaagtcgcaattgatatccggctgaaattttacactcagtgttctgttatggttttcaacaatcgtgacaagtatagtccgaattggtggataacttgatatagctcctatatgagCCGATCTCCAAATTCGAcaatttgagcccctggaagccacaattgttatgcgatttaacacaaattttaaacGTGAACGGATTCTTCAATCGTAGACACGTTTTCGCGGTATATGCGATATAAGTACGACCTACCAATGTATGACCCTTGAAACCTTTACACCTAATatagttgaaaagtcttctaaccaaaaaaAAGGCGTCCcaaagtggttggtgtgttgtgatctctggctttccttttccattccaaaaaatcttcgatcattaagctggtatcgaaagagaaacaaacgataaaatttttgattgtcattcaaatgttttcaatttcattcaaaatatCTCGAATGTCACCCTGTAAGACCTTTACCGCTTAATTGCATCTTGTTCCATTCGCAACATATGTCAGAGAGGTTTCTTGGGACTGAAgcgttatttgaccccaaattaGGATatttgggcaaacaaaagttCTTTTAATTCGGTTCATTCATCTCtgatttatcgattttttttaaataataacccAATTTCATATATCGAAGTAATATTCAGTCCCAACCAACCTGagcattttcaacaaaatcggctcAAACGTcacaacaaaccaacaaacaaaaaatgtctaATTATTTACAATgccttttttgtagaaaatgaaAATAGAACAGACgttttaagtctatacgaatCAAACtaaaaaatcaacaaacaaaaaactctGGAAGCTAAAATTGTCACCACAATCTAACTGATGTTGGAGTTATACAACATTTTCTCAGGTGTAGATGCATCGTTTTCGCAAAGAAAACGTTGCTACCCACCCTAACAAGTTGCACGCTTATTTAagagcctaaaagtatgcaacagtTTTTAAAGTGCCAAAGGCACACCGAATATGcgcttcggcccggccgatctaagcacgcttttacttgttcttaattCACGTGTCTTATTTGAATTCGTTCTTAATAAAAGACAGATTTTCTTTTAACTTTTAGTGCTTgaactaatttttttatttaaaaaaatcatattagtttattagattttttttgtttatattacaATATTAATGtaattttgtttgtgtgtgtgtgtgtgtttgcgattgtatgcaaaaatttcacatATAACAATTAAAGATGTGCGCTTTAAATCTATTCTAAATTCACAACAGACATATGCATGCATATTTTACAAACGATTCACGAACGAACTTTCGCCTTCCAGCAAGGACCAGAATGAACttttcgaaatgaaatttttggacCATCAAGCGACTTCATAACAAACAGGCCATTCTTCCATCAACTGCACCGCGAAAGTATGAACAAATGCTTTCCTCGGCAGTCATTTTTGAGACGTGTGACAATTTATGATCAAAATGCTTTTTTTCTTCTGCTTCACAGTGCTATGAAGTAGTGTGGTGATTGCGGAAATTCTACATTTTCCCTTTCTCTGCCGGCAGGCCACATTGCGCTTATGTGGCCAAAGGTTTCTCATGAGCACATCTATTCACCTTGCGTTGCCTGCGATAGAACTCTTCCATGGGACGAAATTCCGACTCATAAACATCGGGTATTTCTCGCTGCAGACATTCCAGGAATAACATTTGCACTGACTGTGAGCCATAGCGTAGTTCCTCATAGCATCGCAGCTGTTGAAAGAATCCTGTGTTGGGACGAATTTGAGGACGTATACTCTTGACATGGAAGAAGGCCTCTCTTAAAGACATTTCCGAATACTTCATTAGATAGGCCAGACATAGTGTGGCTGAGCGACTAACACCGGCCACACAATGGACCAGGGTTTTGCCTCCGTTAAGGCGGACCTCCTCAATCATGTCGGCAACTTCATCAAAGTGTTTGGATAACTCGGCACTGGGACGATCCGGAATACTGACGCGTAAATACAGGGTATTGGTTGTGGAGGGCAGTGGGGTGTCTGGCAACTCAGAGGAAGCATTGATGACAAAATTAATGCCAAGTGTAGTGATTAGGGTGGGAGACAGAACGCTGGCACCGCACAGATATAGACTGGGTAACAGTTGCGAAACTCCTGGGAAGCTGTAAAGAGAGGAAAATAAAGACGCACATTAAAATGGGgggaaaaaaatttgacaatggGAGATTATTTGTAAAAGTTCCTCTGTGAGAATGCTTGCAAAAGTTCTTCTAAGCGGTTCGAAGATTGACCCAAGTGATGGGCGCAAACGTaagcatgtccggctatgacgccgaacgcctgggttcaaatcgcggagtgaacatcaacaatttttttagcgtttggttatccccttactagtgcagaggttagcatgtccctctatgacgctgaacgcctgggttcgaatcctagcgagatcattagaaaattattttcagcagtggttttcccctcctaatgctggcaacatttgtgaagtactaagccatgtaaaacttctctccaaagaggtgacgcactgtggcacgccgttcggactcggctattaaaaggaggccccttatcaatgagcttaaatttgaatcggactgcactcattgataggtaagaagtttgcccctgttccttagtggaatgttcatgggcaaaatttgcgaatttgcattttgagttttttcgactcaaatatggttcagatcggaccatatttcgatatagctgtcatattggccgatctgctgatttagggtcttaagcccataaaagccgcaattgttacacgatttcgctgaaatttgaaaaagtcagtTAATTAAAGCTgatatccgattcaaatatggtttttgcttttgattttcggtaatttttttatattaaaaattttcttcataGTTCATATCgtataaattttatgttttgtttatcgttccaacaactgtgttgtcTTCCGGTATTGCGTTTTTCAAACTCCTATAGGATCTTTCTGCGCAATAAAATGGCCCAATATAgtaaactatttaaaaaaaaaaataataatgtaaTTGGCCTAGGCATTTTTTTTAGGACAAACTACATCATTAGTCATAGCTTCTTGACCTTCACATCATTGCAATTTTCATTGAAGTTCATATTCAATGAAAAACCCACTATTCACTTAAAATTGGGtcatcaacaaaaacaaattcattggagaaaaaaatttatgacgCCAAAATGTGGCATTCGATTTGAAAATTATTCTTCCACCATTCGCAGAAACGACATCATgtagatatttaaaaaaaaaaacacaaatatttccattaagcagttttttgttgttctaaTCGAAAAGGAACAAgtagaaaggcattaagttcggccgggccgaactttgggtacccaccacctcgggtacctTATATCCCCTAACAGAgatcaagtcattgttcaattgtgtataacaaaatattgattttttttggtagctatatcaaaaaatgaaccgatctgaaccatatacaacaaggatatcgaaaagccaaacataagtcaaagtgtcaaatttcagttaaattggattataaatgtgcctattttggggccaagactttaaatcgagatatcggtctatatggcagctatatgcaaatcgtgatcgatctagacgaaattgcagaaatatgtggagggatttaacttaactccctgtccaaaatttcggcaacatcggacaataaatgcgccttttatgggcccaaaaccttaaatcgagagatcggtctatatggcagctatgtccaaatctgga from the Stomoxys calcitrans chromosome 1, idStoCalc2.1, whole genome shotgun sequence genome contains:
- the LOC106084656 gene encoding dual specificity protein phosphatase 18, producing MQILEQREPLRNTTSCNEKFEFEKAQSEKCENPQSFPGVSQLLPSLYLCGASVLSPTLITTLGINFVINASSELPDTPLPSTTNTLYLRVSIPDRPSAELSKHFDEVADMIEEVRLNGGKTLVHCVAGVSRSATLCLAYLMKYSEMSLREAFFHVKSIRPQIRPNTGFFQQLRCYEELRYGSQSVQMLFLECLQREIPDVYESEFRPMEEFYRRQRKVNRCAHEKPLAT